One Solibacillus sp. R5-41 DNA segment encodes these proteins:
- a CDS encoding DUF2651 family protein: MRYIESIDPFLMQLFIVPLIVIGLGVIASALVKKVFIAPLITLFLNGLYEIWYMKYYYPELEINFTSWNIISPLISLVVALMVVPFLKQKYKQN, translated from the coding sequence ATGAGATATATTGAATCAATAGACCCTTTTCTGATGCAGTTGTTCATTGTTCCCTTAATAGTTATTGGATTAGGTGTTATAGCATCGGCTCTTGTTAAAAAGGTATTTATTGCACCTTTAATAACATTGTTTCTGAATGGACTATATGAAATTTGGTATATGAAATACTATTATCCTGAATTAGAAATTAACTTCACGTCTTGGAATATTATTTCCCCTCTAATTTCATTAGTAGTTGCTTTAATGGTAGTACCGTTTCTAAAACAAAAATACAAACAAAATTAG
- a CDS encoding TetR/AcrR family transcriptional regulator: MTKVKLLNQKRVIEVAATLFLEKGFAYTSMDELVRVSKVSKSNVYYHFSNKEELLEGVVDYWIEMYQSAIDDVLSQNQFLVEDRIQLFLKQLSQGVQSREYKGSCPFITLYIQSPANATIVKEKIGLFFTGLQTKVSLLLKQGVENGEFRNAINIDEVASLFITNLEGALFISETMKDATVITKTADHFFNLLR; the protein is encoded by the coding sequence ATGACAAAGGTAAAATTATTGAATCAAAAACGTGTGATTGAAGTAGCTGCAACATTATTTTTAGAAAAAGGGTTTGCTTATACAAGTATGGATGAATTAGTGCGTGTAAGCAAAGTTTCAAAGTCTAATGTGTATTATCACTTTTCTAATAAGGAAGAATTATTAGAAGGGGTCGTTGATTATTGGATTGAAATGTATCAATCTGCAATTGATGACGTACTTTCTCAGAACCAATTTTTAGTTGAAGATCGTATTCAACTGTTTTTAAAGCAATTATCGCAAGGAGTTCAGTCGAGAGAATATAAGGGGAGCTGTCCATTTATTACGCTTTATATTCAAAGCCCTGCAAATGCCACAATAGTAAAAGAAAAGATAGGTCTTTTTTTTACAGGATTACAAACGAAAGTTTCTCTATTACTTAAACAAGGGGTAGAGAATGGGGAATTCAGAAATGCGATTAATATTGATGAGGTTGCATCACTTTTTATTACAAATCTTGAAGGAGCGCTATTTATTTCAGAAACAATGAAGGATGCAACTGTAATCACGAAAACTGCAGATCATTTTTTTAACTTGCTTCGATAA
- a CDS encoding IS110 family transposase: MHSKWNNKINQVTENTLVVGMDIAKRIHYACFVDERGRVIEKAFAVHQSKEGFENLYEKIRQMMKEAKKTEVIIGIEPTGHYWMNLAYFLDQYGIPLVMVNPMHVKRSKELDDNLPTKNDKKDALVIARLLKDGRFSYPRILKEVEAELRIGSTLRLKLTEDLASIKNRIIRWLDRYFPEFNQVFPTFGKMALTALERTPMPQDIQGKTAEELVFFYRQVGGMRAPQLPKAKLLIEKASNSIGLTEGQKMAKHEIATLLRQFRLLETEIEAVNDQLTELAKTTMEYDLLASVPGLGDATIVDLLSEVGSFSLYENPRQLIKLAGLTLRENSSGQHKGQKHISKRGRKRLRHILFKVIVPLIRHNLAFKQLHEYYTTRNQNPLRGKQSMVVLCGKFLKILHGICKKKVYFNEQLMMKDLYSLGEAA; this comes from the coding sequence ATGCATTCTAAATGGAATAACAAAATTAATCAAGTTACTGAAAATACACTGGTTGTCGGCATGGATATTGCTAAGCGTATTCATTACGCATGTTTTGTCGATGAACGCGGGCGAGTAATAGAAAAAGCTTTTGCGGTACATCAATCGAAAGAAGGCTTCGAAAATTTGTATGAAAAGATCCGTCAAATGATGAAGGAAGCTAAGAAAACTGAAGTAATAATAGGGATTGAGCCTACAGGCCACTACTGGATGAACTTAGCCTATTTCTTAGATCAATACGGAATCCCACTTGTCATGGTGAATCCAATGCACGTCAAACGTTCGAAAGAACTTGATGATAATTTGCCGACTAAGAATGATAAAAAAGATGCATTAGTCATCGCACGGTTATTGAAAGATGGACGCTTTAGCTATCCACGAATATTAAAAGAAGTAGAAGCTGAACTACGGATTGGTTCTACTCTTAGATTAAAGTTAACGGAAGATCTAGCAAGTATTAAAAATCGAATCATTCGTTGGCTCGATCGATATTTTCCTGAATTCAATCAAGTCTTTCCTACTTTCGGAAAAATGGCACTTACTGCATTAGAAAGAACACCAATGCCACAGGACATTCAAGGGAAAACCGCGGAAGAACTTGTATTTTTCTACCGTCAGGTAGGGGGTATGAGAGCTCCACAACTACCAAAAGCTAAGCTACTCATTGAAAAGGCTTCAAACTCTATAGGACTGACAGAAGGACAAAAGATGGCCAAACATGAAATCGCCACACTCCTACGTCAGTTTCGCTTATTAGAAACTGAAATCGAAGCAGTGAATGACCAATTAACTGAATTGGCAAAGACAACGATGGAATATGACCTACTCGCGTCAGTACCAGGTTTAGGAGATGCGACAATTGTTGATCTACTTTCCGAAGTAGGGAGTTTTTCACTTTACGAAAATCCACGCCAACTCATTAAACTAGCGGGACTAACATTACGTGAAAACTCTTCTGGTCAACATAAGGGTCAAAAACATATATCAAAACGTGGACGTAAGAGACTTAGACATATCCTTTTCAAAGTGATTGTTCCTTTGATTCGGCATAACCTAGCATTCAAACAACTTCACGAATACTACACAACAAGGAATCAGAATCCCTTACGGGGTAAGCAATCGATGGTAGTTCTCTGTGGTAAATTTCTGAAAATATTACATGGTATTTGTAAAAAGAAAGTGTATTTTAACGAGCAACTTATGATGAAAGATCTCTACTCTCTCGGAGAGGCAGCGTAA
- a CDS encoding DUF4279 domain-containing protein, which yields MEKTSLYAYISFTGKDDVDDFPVEVVTEMLGVQPTTILRMGERINDVHTRSFTSWKYESETVETLDVDDVLLPILNAFQYKTDTINRIKEELNLNVRIELVITMINGYTPGLTISPEFSRFASAINASIGIDMYVYPFSEPEE from the coding sequence ATGGAGAAAACAAGTTTATATGCATACATTAGTTTTACTGGTAAGGATGATGTTGACGATTTTCCTGTAGAAGTAGTAACAGAGATGTTAGGTGTACAGCCAACAACAATTTTGCGAATGGGTGAAAGAATAAATGATGTGCATACGCGTTCATTTACATCGTGGAAATACGAATCTGAAACAGTAGAAACACTTGATGTAGATGATGTTTTACTTCCCATTTTAAATGCTTTCCAGTACAAAACAGATACAATTAACCGAATAAAGGAAGAATTGAATTTGAATGTACGAATTGAATTAGTGATAACAATGATAAATGGCTATACGCCTGGTTTGACAATCTCCCCTGAATTTAGTAGATTTGCATCTGCCATCAATGCATCCATTGGTATTGATATGTATGTATATCCTTTTAGTGAACCTGAAGAATAA
- a CDS encoding DUF3139 domain-containing protein: protein MLTKKNVLIIIIGSIIIGIFSFPFITIYLLNNGNPYHNYLVNKHIPAHLEHLGYTNEVIIEQHIIAPKSSANHSVYHQRYMVIFKDEPQLKYLYGLTKKEKNVVQFCEKINVMDRNGTRSEEMTIEKTNHSESECLGYYDNRN from the coding sequence TTGTTAACCAAAAAAAATGTTTTAATCATAATTATAGGTAGTATTATTATAGGGATCTTCTCATTTCCCTTTATTACTATATATCTTCTTAATAATGGAAATCCTTATCATAATTATCTAGTTAATAAGCATATTCCAGCTCATTTGGAGCATTTGGGGTACACGAATGAAGTTATAATAGAGCAACATATAATAGCGCCAAAGTCCAGTGCCAATCACAGTGTCTATCATCAACGCTATATGGTGATTTTTAAGGATGAACCACAATTGAAATATTTATATGGTTTAACAAAAAAGGAGAAAAACGTTGTGCAATTCTGTGAGAAAATTAACGTGATGGATAGAAATGGCACTCGTTCTGAAGAAATGACAATCGAGAAAACCAATCATAGTGAAAGTGAATGTCTGGGATATTACGACAATAGAAATTAA
- a CDS encoding CPCC family cysteine-rich protein, which yields MKYTCPCCGYKTLPEEPSDTFYICKMCGWEDDGVQFHNPDFEGGANKVSLKQAQKNFIKFGASEERFVKNGRKLNEEYIKDPNWKQLL from the coding sequence ATGAAATATACTTGTCCTTGTTGTGGATATAAAACATTACCTGAAGAGCCATCAGATACTTTTTATATATGTAAGATGTGTGGTTGGGAGGATGATGGAGTTCAATTTCATAATCCAGATTTTGAAGGTGGAGCAAATAAGGTTTCGTTAAAGCAAGCACAAAAGAATTTTATTAAATTTGGAGCATCAGAAGAACGCTTTGTTAAAAATGGAAGAAAATTAAATGAAGAATATATAAAAGATCCTAATTGGAAGCAGTTATTATAG
- a CDS encoding sugar nucleotide-binding protein, with protein MKKLLIVGASGLVGKALAKKCENDFDVYGTYFTSATNLPDNKQFQMNIQDGEVLKTILNTVEPDIIISCLHGDFEQLLEFHRLLAVELKNKSSLLYFLSTTNVFDGDLSRHHSETDEPNSKSEYGQYKINCEIMLQDLLKERAIIIRIPGIWGKNSPRFNTLLKNLETNEPIQAYCNLECSFLTDVHLAQQLHFVLKNEVRGTIHLSSEDKIIESQFYEEIIKKLTPNEIKVQYNHYQDKEKLYLFGLDSIRNEFPKTLNIKNNEIIDYLARKTVDQI; from the coding sequence TGGAACATATTTTACATCTGCTACAAACCTTCCTGATAACAAACAGTTTCAAATGAATATTCAAGATGGTGAAGTACTGAAAACAATACTAAATACTGTTGAACCTGATATTATCATTTCGTGCCTACACGGTGATTTTGAACAATTATTGGAGTTTCATAGACTTTTAGCTGTCGAATTAAAAAACAAAAGTAGTTTACTTTACTTTTTGTCTACGACAAATGTATTCGATGGGGACTTATCAAGACATCATAGTGAAACAGATGAACCTAATTCAAAATCTGAATACGGACAATATAAGATTAATTGTGAAATAATGCTTCAAGATTTGTTAAAGGAACGTGCAATAATCATTAGAATCCCAGGTATTTGGGGAAAGAATTCTCCAAGATTTAATACACTTCTAAAAAACTTAGAAACAAATGAACCTATACAAGCTTATTGTAATTTAGAATGCTCATTCTTAACAGATGTCCATTTAGCCCAGCAATTGCACTTCGTCTTAAAAAATGAAGTACGTGGAACTATTCATTTGAGTTCCGAAGACAAAATAATAGAATCTCAATTCTATGAGGAAATAATAAAAAAGCTAACACCTAACGAAATAAAGGTTCAATATAATCATTATCAAGATAAAGAAAAGCTTTATTTATTTGGTTTAGATTCAATACGAAATGAATTTCCGAAAACTTTAAATATAAAAAACAATGAAATCATAGATTACTTAGCAAGAAAGACCGTAGATCAAATTTAA
- a CDS encoding alpha/beta fold hydrolase — protein MRTVFLTGGTGFIGKQLVKELAKEDVKILLLVRSKSKATRIYQERGILKEAVMHFIEGDLTKIDLGLSAEDKERVLKTDVIIHAGGPMDIQATSKEAASVFLNGAQHISEFAKNIHQLKGLQQFIHVVGYMSPFDDKNSKIAIDVYKEGNHYLKIKNPYERTKFLADLYIRQQASAVGYPLSVINPPTVVGSSQTGSTEQIAGLGLLVMSMRRGLMRVIPGGKGYSLPLISNDELAKFIVQVFRLGQPTIQTYTLVEDKQHDQNISELLSVMSESMNIKAPKISVPMPLMKTIMNSGVSKITQIPSDGLNFITNRTFSNGSAKKIMGEDWFKKTSVMKFFPAVVADLDYRMMYPNGQHNHLFKRTLCDNTTIYQLQGEGKPFILLHGLLSDGEDLFPLGQELHEKTGQPVWILDLPGLGRSPFKREKNLLDIYLNVVKKLLEKATNGAHLIGHSFGAFILLEALVQKYIDKKYTITLLQPPVAKRNAKVLNVPQFMNKWTLKLATINLIERYVLSNGLFESTESIPEHYIKKISNSFTSPRILNTTVQLNSLLLKNYQSDFNEVTKYNLHIIWGDYDRGYSAPSNLGMVDFVPYGHHFPLSHPSETANFIIKNSSTSR, from the coding sequence ATGAGAACAGTATTTTTAACTGGTGGAACAGGCTTTATTGGAAAGCAATTAGTGAAAGAATTAGCCAAAGAGGATGTTAAAATACTCCTTTTAGTGAGGTCGAAAAGTAAAGCAACACGCATTTATCAAGAAAGAGGTATCTTAAAAGAGGCAGTTATGCACTTTATTGAAGGTGATTTGACGAAAATAGACTTAGGTCTAAGTGCTGAAGATAAGGAGAGGGTATTGAAAACGGATGTGATTATTCACGCAGGAGGCCCCATGGATATTCAAGCGACAAGCAAAGAGGCAGCTTCCGTATTTTTGAATGGTGCCCAACATATTAGTGAATTCGCTAAAAATATTCATCAATTGAAGGGATTGCAACAATTTATTCATGTTGTAGGTTATATGAGTCCCTTTGATGATAAAAATAGCAAGATTGCGATTGATGTGTATAAAGAAGGAAACCATTATTTGAAAATAAAAAATCCATATGAGAGAACAAAATTTTTAGCAGATCTTTATATCCGTCAGCAGGCATCTGCTGTAGGTTATCCACTTTCTGTAATTAATCCACCAACAGTAGTTGGTAGTAGTCAAACAGGGAGTACAGAGCAGATAGCAGGCTTAGGCTTGCTTGTGATGAGTATGCGCAGAGGGCTCATGCGAGTGATTCCTGGAGGTAAGGGATATAGTTTACCACTTATTTCAAATGATGAGCTTGCGAAGTTTATTGTCCAGGTTTTCAGATTGGGGCAACCGACTATTCAAACATATACACTTGTTGAAGACAAACAGCATGATCAGAACATTTCTGAATTATTAAGTGTTATGTCGGAAAGTATGAATATAAAGGCACCTAAAATCTCTGTCCCAATGCCACTTATGAAAACAATTATGAATAGTGGAGTAAGTAAAATAACACAAATTCCTTCTGATGGACTGAATTTTATTACAAACCGAACATTTTCAAATGGTTCAGCGAAAAAAATTATGGGAGAAGATTGGTTTAAGAAGACGAGTGTAATGAAATTTTTCCCTGCCGTAGTAGCTGATCTGGATTATCGAATGATGTATCCAAATGGCCAGCATAATCATTTATTTAAACGAACATTATGCGATAACACTACCATTTACCAATTACAAGGAGAGGGTAAACCGTTTATTTTATTACATGGTTTATTGAGTGATGGAGAGGATTTATTTCCTTTAGGACAAGAGCTTCATGAAAAAACGGGTCAACCTGTATGGATCTTGGATCTTCCAGGTTTGGGACGTTCTCCTTTTAAACGAGAGAAAAATCTTCTAGATATCTATTTGAATGTAGTGAAAAAGTTGTTGGAGAAAGCTACTAATGGTGCACATCTAATTGGCCATTCATTTGGTGCGTTTATTCTTTTGGAAGCATTAGTACAAAAGTACATAGATAAGAAGTATACAATTACTTTACTTCAGCCACCTGTTGCTAAAAGAAATGCTAAAGTACTTAATGTTCCTCAATTTATGAACAAATGGACATTGAAATTGGCAACTATTAATTTGATAGAGCGTTATGTATTAAGTAATGGTTTGTTTGAAAGTACGGAGAGCATCCCTGAACATTATATTAAAAAAATAAGTAACAGTTTTACTTCTCCTAGAATTTTAAATACTACGGTTCAGCTTAACAGTTTACTATTGAAAAACTATCAAAGTGATTTCAATGAAGTAACAAAGTATAATCTTCACATTATTTGGGGGGATTATGACAGAGGCTATTCTGCTCCTTCGAATCTTGGTATGGTTGATTTTGTTCCATATGGTCATCATTTTCCTCTTAGCCATCCGAGTGAAACGGCTAATTTCATAATAAAAAATAGTAGTACTAGCAGATGA
- a CDS encoding zinc dependent phospholipase C family protein, translated as MGSRIMHSIIGEKIAEGLSMEDKTSFLLGSIAPDAVFSHEEKNFSHFIIGEVQDYSRSVDYKGFLHKYNSQVENPYILGYFAHLIADDIWLRGFNLSWLRNRMDADEGLYKLYHNDFRLLNGKLLEHYGFTDKLRKTFSHYPAILDLDEVSSKDVEKFASYVLEDIDYDKEVLNEKLNVFTFNQIIGYIETSVELGIKNIKPIITK; from the coding sequence TTGGGTTCAAGAATAATGCACTCGATTATTGGGGAAAAAATTGCGGAGGGTTTATCAATGGAAGACAAAACATCATTTTTGCTTGGAAGCATTGCTCCAGATGCTGTTTTTTCACACGAAGAAAAAAACTTTTCACATTTCATTATAGGTGAAGTGCAAGATTATTCAAGAAGCGTTGATTATAAAGGGTTTTTACATAAATACAATTCGCAAGTAGAAAATCCTTATATATTGGGGTACTTTGCACATTTAATTGCTGATGATATTTGGTTAAGAGGTTTTAATCTTTCTTGGTTAAGAAACAGAATGGATGCTGATGAAGGATTATATAAGTTATACCATAATGATTTCCGATTGCTAAATGGAAAGTTACTAGAACACTATGGTTTTACAGATAAATTGAGAAAAACATTTAGTCATTATCCTGCAATTTTAGATTTGGATGAGGTTTCTTCCAAAGATGTTGAGAAATTTGCTTCTTATGTGTTAGAGGATATAGATTACGACAAGGAAGTTCTAAATGAAAAACTTAATGTTTTTACTTTTAATCAAATAATTGGCTATATAGAGACATCAGTTGAACTTGGGATAAAGAATATCAAACCAATTATTACAAAATAA
- a CDS encoding YrdB family protein, giving the protein MEIKWIGVSVLTGFFLLELGAMVAFSYWGYHIKTGAAVKIILAVATPLVIATLWGMFLSPKASLPIFSFPIRTTLKLVVFIVASAALYASGQSAFAVTFLTVSLLIVAAVFILKLHKVNM; this is encoded by the coding sequence ATGGAAATAAAATGGATAGGTGTTAGTGTCCTCACCGGATTCTTTCTACTGGAGCTTGGTGCAATGGTTGCGTTCAGTTACTGGGGTTATCATATCAAGACAGGGGCAGCGGTCAAAATTATACTTGCGGTTGCCACGCCACTAGTCATAGCCACTCTATGGGGTATGTTTCTCTCCCCGAAGGCGTCGCTTCCCATCTTCTCCTTCCCCATACGAACTACGCTTAAGCTGGTTGTGTTCATTGTTGCTTCCGCAGCTTTGTACGCAAGTGGGCAAAGCGCGTTCGCAGTTACTTTTCTGACGGTGTCCCTTCTTATCGTGGCAGCAGTCTTCATCTTGAAGCTTCATAAAGTAAATATGTGA